A window of Hordeum vulgare subsp. vulgare chromosome 5H, MorexV3_pseudomolecules_assembly, whole genome shotgun sequence genomic DNA:
TGGCACCACTAAACTGTAAACAACAATCTGAACCAGATCTCTTCTTTCGCTTGACGTATGTACATCTACTACTGATGAATCGACGGGTTTGTGTTATTGTATATAGCCtccagtggtcttggaaatatgtGACCATTGTCTTGAGGTACTGATGTCAGCCTAATTTCCATCCATTGCTTCAGATGTCGCACCCTTGGGTCCAAAACCAAATCACACCAAAGTGACAGAGAGCTACCTACTGGTGAGTATATCCAGTATTTAACTACCGTTGTGATTCTATTAATCAAATAAATCATATGTTCTGCTTTTGTacaaatgcaaaaatctgagtaaCCAAGCCATGCGTTTATCACTCTGGTGTAAAAAGTATGCCCTGTTAATTTGCAGTAAACATAAAATTTTGTATAATAACCATGACTTAGTTTCACAGAGGTATTAGCACGGATATGCCatgcatttttcttttcttttaattCAAAAATCGGGGGATACTGGGGGACACACGCATCTGGCATGTTCGGCAGTATCGCCATGTCCCACCGTATTAGCACGGCAACTCGACAGTTTTGTCTGTGTCCATGCTTTGTAGCTTACAACAATTTATTTTGGTTTCTTTCAATAGTAATTAATATGCTGCCCATCTCATGTACGGGGTGGAACTGATAGGACAAGGTGATTCAGAGCTGGAAGAGCAATCACAATGCCCCCGTTAGTAAATATACCTCTCTTCACAGAAGATGGTCTTTTTGTGCCATCTCTTTTGTATGAAAAAGGAGTAAACGGAACAACGAGCGGTACATCAGCACGCCATAGTTTCATAAATTGGATGACTTGTATCCTTACTGATCTCATGAAAAAAGGCAGAGCTAATCCACACTAAACTTTACATCCCTACCAATCACAGCGGAGGAAAGTGCACAGACCTCATCACCATCTTTTATACCAAATGCACGCAGCTTGCCTTATCATCCGTCATTTTCTCATCCTTGAAGCATAAGCAGAAGTGGCTCCACACGTGCTGCCTAAAACAAGCAAAGCAATAACCTTAAATGTTAAGTTCCCACCACCAAATTTTAATtcaaacaaacaatgacagtaaATTCCGCTCTAAATTGCCCATTATTCATTGCATGCCAGAGAAAAATAAACCTCTCTTCAATTATTTGAATTATCCACATGGCATCCAAGCGCAATTAAACGCAATTAAAAGCAAACAACTTGCTAAATCACAGACCCCTTGTATACATGGCATACCAAGTGACAACATTCTCCATGTCGTGTTATAGAGCGACGAACACTACTGTGAGCTCTGACGATCAGTCCAGCAAATTACTCAAACAACACCTGCTCATCAGAAACAAAAATGTGTCAATTGATGGCATGTATGAATTCTAAGACTACTGTAATTCCCCGTTTTTAGGGTGTTCCGCAATTCTATTCCTGTAGACATAGATATCTTATGTAGTGGTGTAGACAGTACATAAAAGAGGAAGAGTTGTATTTGTAAGTTGACTTTGCTAGCTATTATCCGACACAGTTGTAAAATGTGCACTTAGCCAAAACCTACATTTCCACTAAAATGTGCAGTTGACTTTGTTAGCTATTATCCGACACAGTTGGACAATTATTTCAGTTTGAGATTAGGCCACAACTGGTTGACATATTCATTTCATCCAACAAGAACGCGTTAGTTGGCATGATATGGTGGCCGGTGCAGAGAGACGTGCATAAAATTGTACGCGCGGAGCTGTTGATATGTGCACATTAAAGAATACCAAAAGGAGTAGAATACATATACGCGCCACATACAGAGGTATGACTAGAACTGAAAAACAGAGCGTTCTTCAGAAAAGCAGAGAAACTTCATGTGTATGTGCATtggttatggacatcttgagaACTGAGATGACTAGTAAACTGACGATAGTTTTGGTGGTGATCTTCATTCATGTGACATTTCATCTTGTATCTTATATACTTCAATAATCGGAAGATTGGATGGACAGGTACGTATATTGTGGTATGATAGGTGAATAAATCAGTGTTAGTCATTGTATGTGCCTCCACTAAAGTCTACACTGAACTTAGTAAGCAGACTACTGAAACTGCAACTACTAGATGCAAGATTGAGCATTCAGAGAAGGCCTCGTACAGTGTTGATGGAACTAGCAAGTACGGAGTTACCGCTGGCAGCTCTGGATGGCATGCATTTTACTTTCTGGAATGAGTATATTTATCATGAAAACTTATCACACAGTACCCGTTTAACTTACATCATAAAAGTTCTACTGGCTACCCAACACTACTAAGTCATGGCTATCCTCGTTAGGGATGACGGTGTCGTCCTGTGCAGTTAGGCTAATCAGAGTGAGTAAACGGTGGTGGGTTCTAAAAAGGAAAGCGGTGATGAATTTGGCCCCAGCCAAATCAAGGCTAGCAGAGAGGGGAATGAATGAATATTACCTCCCGGTAGAGCTTGAGATAGAGCTTGAGGGGCTCGACATAGTCCTCGAAGCCGAGGGTGCCCATGGACCAGATCAGGTCGTCGCCGTTGATGGTCTTGCGCTTCTCCTTCATGCACTTCTCGCTGGCCCTGCGCCCAGGATCACACAAGAATGAGCTCATAGTGTTAAGCAAGCTGGAGCGGATCAAAGAGGGAGGCGAGGAGGGGCTGAGACTGACTCGCTGGTGATGAAGCTGATGAACTCGGAGACGCACTCCTGGATGGACTCCTTGGCGTCCTTGGCGATCTTGGCGATCGGTAGGAACCGCTCCTGCTCCTTGACCCCGCCCCCGCCGTCGCTCTCCGGCGTGCCCACCACCTCCGACATCACTACGCGTGCGCCATGGCAAGCAAAAAAGAAGGGTCAGTGGTGAGGTGACGAAAAGGGAAATCTTTCCTTGAAGCCTTGAGTGTTTCGGGGGAAgacgagaagagaagagaagcagCGGCGCTTACCTTATTTGGGGTGGGAGAGATGGACGGAGATGGCGGAGGGGATCAGCGTTGTTGGTTGGtgcgggaggagggcgcggccgGCCGCCTGATCTAGAGCTAGGCTGGATGTCGATGGAGAGGATCTGCAGGCCGTCATGGCGAACCCAACTGGGCTTCTCCGTCAGCATCTTCGCGCCCCCCACTCTAATTGCCGCCGCTGCTGCCGCTTCTTCGTCAAGCCGAGGCGCCCATGGACAAAACCCGAACTCCGGGACGTCCCCTCaggcggaggggaggggaggctctggggctcCGGGATGCCGGAGGCGGGGGGCGGAGGGGGGTTTACGGGGCTGGAGGCGGGGGGCGGAGGGGGCTTTACGGGGCTGGAGGCGGCCGGAGTAGGGGGACGGCGGAGagggagatggggacgagggaggagGGGTGTTCGATCTGGATGGGCTAGGGTTCGCTGtgcgggaggagagagaggagctgGGTGGGTGAGAGGGTGAGGGGGTGTGGGCCGTTGGATCTGTATGACTTGGACAGCTCAGCTCGTTTTCAATAGGGTGATCCGTGGACTTTGTTCTGATTGGTCGAGACATGTATCATTTAAAATAATCTCTAAGTGCTAAAAACAATGGAGATTTATGAAGAAACTACAAATAATATTTTGCAAAATGCCACCACTAAAATTTTCACTCAAGTTATACCATATTTTATGGATAATAACCAACTTCTAtgcattttctttggacgaaaaattcattttccatttttcaagggtccaaaatgagttgttttgtgaaggacttaccatatatttgttgcaaaattggaccaaatcatttttctaaaatattaggccgtgtcaaaagcttttatccacctttcgtgaaaaagacaaattttcgtcgaatcaggtggaagcgggtcaaatttgaactacagctgcctcgtagtttgctttttatttttcccaaaaataatttatcgGTAAAAAGGTATCTATTtgatcatagaaacatcaaaaaaATTCCAAGATTCAACTGgacgaattaaatgagctaaaatttggtggagttatATTATATGGTAAGTTTTATtccatggtaaattttcatcaactataaatcaatataaaatgtagttgcttcacaaactgaaaatattactataaacaaagattggatgctgagatcacatggattgttacatgtggctgaaattttgtggagagctatggttttagcatatagaagatgtggaaaaaattcaactcatgaggatattcctagcaagtacttccttcacaaagctgtcagctgaacacaaactttggaattttgctgagaaagatttactaggcaaatgattacaaaagttttcatgatgcaatgatttggataggaaagagtgcccaacaattttgagggcaatcaaaaaaatcaaaatagcacttccttcacaaagtgctattctgaacaaaataggaaaatgaatattgctgaattatttttgaactatggaaggaagggttttcacatatttgtggaatatatgatccaaagtatttatgagaattttttgagaattttcGGAGTGACAGAAAAGTatattgcttcacaaactaggtggGTTTAGCGCGTGACATAGAatagacccacgagtgacatgtcaacatagttagaacatgttacgacatttctataatcgtcgtaaaagttatgacgatctcatctgatGCGGTTacaacgtttttgactcacatcgtcgtaatttatatgtagatttgatcccctcaaacggtttacgatgatctcggatgaaatcgtcgtagatttatgacaaattcatcaacgacattttaaaaaacgtcaagtatgagcatatttcttgtagtgggaagtgtttcgggcatcaccggtaacgtaccgggaccaccgggaccacctgaGGTGGCCCCGGGGCTCCAGCGAAgggggggggcaacgaccccgggaggtaaggtgggccaagtaggggagggaaccagcccctaggtgggctggtgcgcctccccactcagcccaatgcgtaggggagagggaaggggggcaaaccctaagccacgtgggcctaaggcccaccaggggtgcgccacacccctccttccccccttggccgccgcaccagccccatctagggctgccgcccccccttggagagggaaaccctcaagggggcacaacccctcccctctatatatagtgggcacttttggccattggagatcagacttttgcctctccctcggcgcagccctgtccttcttcctcctcctctttgccggtgcttggcgaagccctgtcgggagacctcgtc
This region includes:
- the LOC123396153 gene encoding nuclear transcription factor Y subunit B-4-like; translation: MSEVVGTPESDGGGGVKEQERFLPIAKIAKDAKESIQECVSEFISFITSEASEKCMKEKRKTINGDDLIWSMGTLGFEDYVEPLKLYLKLYREAIAAGDTCAISQEKMYVPVLLRCKHIFYEDCVSEW